In the genome of Pseudomonas protegens, one region contains:
- the fae gene encoding formaldehyde-activating enzyme, whose protein sequence is MQPLDLYIGEGFEGPGVNAAHINILLGPRNGPAGQAFASSLASPSQGHCPFMVIAQPNLPVKPMTLYVNKAAIAGELHGNATWGASQAGIAKAVLEALLDGTLPAEAEDQWAIVTANWVNPHCDDLDAVYLNNYNACRTAIRAALAGKPERGQLADVVNRISNPFYTPKA, encoded by the coding sequence ATGCAACCACTCGACCTCTATATCGGCGAGGGCTTCGAAGGCCCGGGCGTGAATGCCGCCCACATCAACATTCTCCTCGGGCCGCGCAACGGTCCTGCCGGACAGGCCTTCGCCAGTAGCCTGGCGTCGCCAAGCCAGGGCCATTGCCCGTTCATGGTGATTGCCCAGCCCAACCTGCCGGTCAAGCCCATGACCCTGTACGTGAACAAGGCGGCGATTGCCGGTGAACTGCACGGCAACGCCACCTGGGGCGCCTCCCAGGCAGGTATTGCCAAGGCGGTGCTCGAAGCGCTGCTGGACGGCACCTTGCCGGCCGAAGCCGAAGACCAGTGGGCGATCGTCACCGCCAACTGGGTCAACCCGCACTGCGATGATCTGGACGCGGTCTACCTCAACAACTACAACGCCTGCCGCACGGCGATCCGCGCGGCCCTGGCCGGCAAGCCCGAGCGCGGCCAATTGGCGGATGTGGTGAACCGGATCAGCAACCCGTTCTACACCCCCAAGGCCTGA
- a CDS encoding TetR/AcrR family transcriptional regulator yields the protein MKATSNSAEAAGRGSLESWLNAAYESLKESGVDAVRVMPLAKKLNLSRTSFYWYFQDREALLEALVNLWKNKNTLSLVSQSEAYAESITEAILNVFDCWLNSELFDSQFEFAMRSWALQSPEVAQEIRQADAQRVQALTQMFDRFGFAHDAAVTRARSIYLTQIGYISMNTQEPMAQRMRFIPEYLKIFTGVEPLPRELERFFQRNGFSAAEL from the coding sequence ATGAAAGCAACCAGCAACAGCGCGGAAGCCGCTGGCCGCGGCTCCCTGGAGAGCTGGCTCAACGCCGCCTACGAGAGCCTCAAGGAATCGGGGGTGGATGCCGTGCGAGTGATGCCGCTGGCGAAGAAACTCAACCTGTCGCGAACCAGCTTCTACTGGTATTTCCAGGACCGCGAAGCCCTGCTCGAAGCCCTGGTGAACCTGTGGAAGAACAAGAACACCTTGAGCCTGGTATCACAGTCCGAGGCTTATGCCGAATCCATCACCGAGGCGATTCTCAACGTCTTCGACTGCTGGCTGAACAGCGAATTGTTCGACTCGCAGTTCGAGTTCGCGATGCGCAGCTGGGCCCTGCAATCGCCCGAAGTGGCACAGGAAATCCGCCAGGCCGACGCTCAGCGCGTGCAGGCCCTGACACAGATGTTCGACCGTTTCGGTTTCGCCCACGACGCCGCGGTGACCCGTGCGCGCTCGATCTACCTGACGCAGATCGGCTACATCAGCATGAACACCCAGGAACCCATGGCGCAGCGCATGCGCTTCATTCCCGAGTACTTGAAGATCTTCACCGGCGTCGAGCCCCTGCCCCGGGAATTGGAGCGCTTCTTTCAGCGCAACGGTTTTTCAGCGGCCGAGCTTTAG
- a CDS encoding amino acid ABC transporter ATP-binding protein: protein MSSMTVIDSAAALAPRPPSGAEPFLRLEAIHKQFGPYPVLHDVCFEMAQGEVVAIIGPSGSGKSTLLRCINQLEPATRGRVSMDGVHIEAGRPLPRSELLKLRRRIGMVFQSFNLFPHLTVLRNVSLAQIRTLGRSAEQADARSLQLLDRVGLADKANAYPARCSGGQQQRIAIARALALDPELMLFDEPTSALDPELGLEVLAVMKELAREGMSMLVVTHEMHFAETVSDRVVVMAEGRIIEQGPSAQVMREPRHARVAQFLQTVRNR from the coding sequence ATGAGCAGCATGACCGTGATCGACAGCGCCGCCGCCCTGGCGCCGCGCCCGCCATCTGGCGCCGAACCCTTTCTGCGCCTGGAGGCGATTCACAAGCAGTTCGGTCCTTACCCGGTGTTGCACGACGTGTGTTTCGAAATGGCCCAAGGCGAGGTGGTGGCGATTATCGGCCCCAGTGGCTCGGGTAAGAGCACCTTGCTGCGTTGCATCAACCAGCTGGAGCCAGCGACCCGCGGCCGGGTCAGCATGGACGGGGTGCATATCGAGGCCGGGCGCCCGTTGCCCAGGAGCGAATTGCTCAAGTTGCGCCGGCGCATCGGCATGGTGTTCCAGTCGTTCAACCTGTTTCCGCACCTCACGGTGCTGCGCAACGTCAGCCTGGCGCAGATCCGCACCCTGGGTCGCAGCGCCGAGCAAGCGGATGCCCGCTCATTGCAGTTGCTCGACCGGGTCGGCTTGGCGGACAAGGCCAACGCCTACCCGGCCCGTTGCTCCGGCGGCCAGCAGCAGCGCATCGCCATCGCCCGGGCCCTGGCGCTGGATCCGGAGCTGATGCTGTTCGACGAGCCGACCTCGGCCCTCGACCCCGAGCTGGGCCTGGAAGTGCTGGCGGTGATGAAGGAGCTGGCGCGCGAGGGCATGTCGATGCTGGTGGTGACCCACGAGATGCACTTTGCCGAAACCGTTTCCGACCGCGTGGTGGTCATGGCCGAAGGGCGGATCATCGAGCAGGGGCCCAGTGCCCAGGTGATGCGCGAGCCACGGCACGCGCGGGTGGCGCAGTTTCTCCAGACCGTGAGGAATCGCTGA
- a CDS encoding transporter substrate-binding domain-containing protein has protein sequence MIHSFKRITRWAFLCSSLVGGAALAGAPLAQADCKPAHSFETLTPGVLAVAAWVFPPYSIPGPGNQLSGVDGEIIKRIAARECLEIKLTVVDPAAVIQSVIARRADVGIGDWYRTAERSKALGLSAPLYLDMMGIISSEGYSSISELEGKRIGTVQGYLWVDDLKKVFGDNLVLYPNPVAMAQDLASKRIALGVDSFAVGVASQQKGAYPGQHIKVSEPDPRVRATLQPGQSSFPHTKANTALGVALNDNIQALHASGEIAEILGAFGLDKQAANVGAPRLVE, from the coding sequence ATGATCCATTCATTCAAACGCATTACCCGTTGGGCATTCCTTTGTTCCTCCCTGGTGGGCGGCGCGGCCCTGGCTGGCGCGCCCCTGGCCCAGGCGGACTGCAAGCCGGCCCACTCGTTTGAAACCCTGACCCCCGGGGTGCTGGCGGTCGCGGCCTGGGTCTTTCCGCCCTATTCGATACCCGGGCCGGGCAACCAGTTGAGCGGGGTCGATGGCGAAATCATCAAGCGCATCGCCGCCAGGGAGTGCCTGGAGATCAAGCTGACAGTGGTGGACCCGGCGGCGGTGATCCAGTCGGTGATCGCCCGGCGGGCCGACGTCGGCATCGGCGACTGGTACCGTACCGCCGAACGCAGCAAGGCCCTGGGCCTGTCCGCGCCGTTGTACCTGGACATGATGGGGATTATCTCCAGCGAGGGTTATTCGAGCATTTCCGAGCTGGAGGGCAAGCGCATCGGCACGGTGCAGGGTTACCTGTGGGTCGACGATTTGAAAAAGGTCTTTGGCGACAACCTGGTGCTGTACCCCAACCCGGTGGCCATGGCCCAGGACCTGGCCTCCAAGCGGATTGCGCTGGGCGTCGACAGTTTTGCAGTCGGCGTGGCTTCGCAGCAGAAGGGCGCTTACCCGGGCCAGCACATCAAGGTCTCGGAACCCGATCCACGGGTGAGGGCCACCTTGCAACCGGGGCAGTCTAGCTTCCCGCATACCAAGGCCAATACCGCGCTGGGCGTGGCGCTGAACGACAACATCCAGGCCTTGCACGCATCGGGTGAAATAGCCGAGATACTCGGCGCCTTCGGCCTGGATAAACAAGCCGCCAACGTCGGTGCGCCACGCCTGGTGGAATGA
- a CDS encoding aldehyde dehydrogenase family protein produces the protein MNSACRDAVLYFINPGFWPSVSRRTLEVVAPATLERVGVIPLCEKTDVDAAIAAAQAACSGWRKTTVKARGQWLHKVAETIGQLTEHSLQVARLMSAETGRPFSDAMEELAACARVFRHYAQRVTEEARDSVCGSWRHYEPYGVSVHILGGSQPLLLMCRTVAAALAAGNSCIVKPAETATLCTLKFMEYFSALPSGLVACLPGDGLTAQWLVQSCATHVVAFTGGAAAGSAVAVTCAELMKPCLIETGGVAATIVSRHASLDVAAAYAVAAAFRLSGQIGISANRFYVVDEIHDQFVERFAAGVRALRVGYSRGYPEIGPLLSEEARNQVMRLVEDALTKGATRVCGGRIPVDHPVGWFYEPTLLTGLSTDMDIHHEQCFGPVAAVRRVRHLEEALDLANGSPCMRAAVLFSNDVDEAIAAVDRLEAGLIGVNKPLMDREVRALDGWTIAGGSGDLSQCGMNAFRRSKTVLISRPALERQG, from the coding sequence ATGAACTCTGCCTGCCGTGATGCGGTTCTGTATTTCATCAATCCTGGCTTTTGGCCCTCCGTTAGTCGTCGCACCCTCGAAGTCGTCGCTCCAGCAACACTGGAGCGGGTTGGGGTCATCCCCTTGTGCGAGAAAACCGACGTCGATGCTGCAATCGCTGCAGCTCAGGCAGCGTGCAGCGGTTGGCGAAAGACTACCGTCAAGGCACGCGGCCAATGGCTACATAAGGTCGCCGAGACGATCGGGCAGTTGACCGAGCACAGCCTTCAGGTCGCTCGCTTGATGAGTGCGGAGACCGGCAGGCCATTTTCAGACGCTATGGAGGAACTGGCCGCGTGTGCTCGAGTTTTTCGACACTATGCCCAACGGGTTACTGAGGAAGCCCGCGACAGCGTTTGCGGTTCGTGGAGGCACTATGAGCCTTATGGCGTCAGCGTGCATATCCTCGGTGGCAGCCAGCCCCTGCTGCTGATGTGCCGCACTGTGGCGGCGGCACTGGCAGCAGGTAATAGCTGCATAGTGAAGCCCGCTGAGACGGCAACGCTGTGCACTCTGAAGTTCATGGAGTACTTCAGCGCGTTGCCATCGGGGCTGGTTGCCTGCCTTCCTGGCGATGGCTTAACGGCGCAGTGGCTGGTGCAGTCTTGTGCGACTCATGTCGTGGCCTTTACCGGCGGTGCCGCCGCTGGCAGCGCCGTTGCAGTGACCTGCGCGGAGCTGATGAAACCCTGTTTGATCGAGACCGGGGGCGTGGCCGCAACGATAGTTTCACGACACGCTTCACTGGATGTCGCAGCGGCCTATGCCGTTGCAGCTGCGTTTCGTTTGAGTGGACAGATCGGTATCTCGGCAAATCGATTTTATGTTGTGGATGAAATCCACGATCAGTTTGTCGAGCGGTTCGCGGCGGGCGTTCGTGCGTTGCGTGTCGGTTACAGTCGGGGTTACCCGGAGATTGGGCCTTTGCTGAGTGAAGAAGCACGCAACCAAGTGATGCGTCTGGTAGAGGATGCGTTGACCAAAGGCGCGACCCGAGTCTGTGGTGGACGGATACCCGTCGATCACCCCGTCGGCTGGTTTTATGAGCCAACCCTGCTCACCGGACTCAGCACCGACATGGATATTCACCATGAGCAGTGTTTTGGCCCCGTGGCCGCCGTGCGTCGTGTTCGACACCTTGAGGAGGCCCTGGATCTGGCGAATGGCTCGCCCTGCATGCGAGCAGCGGTGCTGTTCTCCAATGATGTGGACGAAGCGATTGCGGCTGTGGATCGGCTTGAAGCCGGTCTGATCGGGGTCAACAAGCCGCTGATGGACCGGGAGGTGAGGGCGCTCGATGGATGGACGATAGCGGGGGGCAGCGGCGATTTGAGTCAGTGTGGGATGAACGCCTTTCGCCGCAGCAAGACGGTGCTGATCAGCCGCCCGGCTCTGGAGCGGCAAGGCTGA
- a CDS encoding Ldh family oxidoreductase, translating into MSEGAAFKCLSLAEARAFAQRCCLDAGSSQEVAQALAEATVSAQGHGLASVGFEHLGDYLNGFASGRIAGQVQPLITQVAPAMIRCDARQGIAQLGFERAFGALCDNTRQLGISLFAQHNGFTCGELGYYTRRLAAEGLVALAFCNGPPLLTVAGQRQPMYSTNPLAFAAPCGDERLLLIDQASSATAFVNLLKAAEAGEAIPAGWAVDAQGAATLSAREAMHGALLAFGGSRGANIALLVEVLAGGVSGANWSLDAPDFRSGGQSPGAGLLVIALAPHLLDEQFESRLARQMQRLASLGVHPPGQAKQQAWARAQNEGISLPMALYQQLEARSLPRH; encoded by the coding sequence ATGTCAGAAGGTGCAGCGTTCAAGTGCCTGTCGTTGGCCGAGGCCAGGGCGTTTGCCCAGCGCTGCTGCCTCGACGCCGGCAGCAGTCAGGAAGTGGCCCAGGCCCTGGCCGAAGCCACGGTATCGGCCCAGGGCCATGGCTTGGCCAGTGTGGGTTTCGAGCATTTGGGCGATTACCTGAACGGGTTTGCCAGCGGGCGCATAGCCGGGCAGGTACAGCCGCTGATCACTCAGGTGGCGCCGGCGATGATCCGTTGTGATGCGCGCCAGGGTATCGCGCAGTTGGGGTTCGAGCGGGCCTTTGGCGCCTTGTGCGACAACACCAGGCAGCTGGGGATCAGCCTGTTTGCCCAGCACAACGGCTTTACCTGTGGCGAGCTGGGCTACTACACCCGGCGTCTGGCTGCCGAAGGCCTGGTGGCACTGGCCTTCTGCAATGGCCCGCCGTTGTTGACCGTGGCCGGCCAGCGCCAGCCGATGTATTCGACCAACCCGCTGGCGTTCGCCGCGCCCTGTGGCGACGAGCGCCTGCTGCTGATCGACCAGGCCAGCAGCGCCACGGCCTTCGTCAACCTGCTCAAGGCGGCCGAGGCCGGGGAGGCGATTCCCGCAGGCTGGGCGGTGGATGCCCAGGGCGCTGCCACCCTGAGTGCCCGGGAGGCCATGCACGGTGCCTTGCTGGCATTCGGTGGCAGCCGCGGGGCCAACATCGCCTTGCTGGTCGAGGTGCTCGCCGGCGGTGTCAGCGGGGCCAACTGGTCGCTGGATGCGCCGGATTTTCGAAGCGGCGGGCAATCGCCGGGTGCGGGGCTGCTGGTGATCGCTCTCGCCCCGCACCTGCTCGATGAGCAGTTCGAGAGCCGCCTGGCGCGGCAAATGCAGCGTCTGGCCAGCCTCGGCGTCCATCCTCCCGGGCAGGCCAAGCAGCAAGCCTGGGCGAGGGCGCAGAACGAGGGAATCAGCTTGCCCATGGCTCTGTACCAGCAACTTGAGGCGCGATCGCTTCCTCGCCACTGA
- a CDS encoding amino acid ABC transporter permease, translated as MLDILLVLLRGVPWTLSVTLGAFCMGVVLGFPLCALRLSNLKLCRWLAAMLVLTLRSIPPIVWLFFIFFGIGGGYIALSPFAAAVLGLGLITAAHMAEVYRGAFAAIPQGQFEAAQVLNLSPSQRFFDVLLPQLVRIAIPTSATYAIGLLKDSAVASTIGVGDVSFQAYQLSQQTFQGLGVYSVAALVYLILSVPVALFSRWLAASLKQRVAR; from the coding sequence ATGCTGGATATCCTGCTGGTCCTGTTGCGCGGCGTGCCCTGGACCCTGAGCGTGACCCTGGGCGCATTCTGCATGGGCGTGGTGCTGGGCTTTCCGCTCTGCGCCCTGCGTCTGTCGAACCTGAAGCTGTGTCGCTGGCTGGCGGCGATGCTGGTGCTGACCCTGCGTTCGATTCCGCCGATCGTCTGGCTGTTCTTCATCTTCTTCGGCATCGGTGGCGGCTACATCGCCTTGTCGCCATTCGCCGCCGCGGTGCTGGGCCTGGGGCTGATCACCGCGGCGCACATGGCGGAGGTCTATCGCGGTGCCTTCGCGGCGATTCCCCAGGGGCAGTTCGAGGCGGCGCAGGTGCTCAATCTTTCGCCGTCCCAGCGCTTTTTCGATGTGCTGCTGCCGCAACTGGTGCGCATCGCCATTCCCACCTCGGCCACCTATGCCATCGGCCTGCTCAAGGACTCGGCCGTGGCGTCGACCATCGGTGTCGGTGACGTCAGCTTCCAGGCCTATCAGCTGTCCCAGCAAACCTTTCAAGGGCTGGGGGTGTACAGCGTGGCGGCGCTGGTCTACCTGATTCTCAGCGTGCCGGTGGCGCTGTTCTCGCGCTGGCTGGCGGCCAGCCTGAAGCAGAGGGTGGCCCGATGA
- a CDS encoding Xaa-Pro peptidase family protein: MHTDTDFTELFTAVPPSPLRYRSDASVTGHALAPVDHGLLAAYAAIDRPALRQYRLERIRQQLRAQDYAGVLLVDPINIRYATDTNNLGLWVMHSPSRYVFVATDGPVVLFEFTSSRHNSEHIETIDEIRPAIPWLYFLAGPRVEEKAQRWALEVADLMTRHGAGNRRLAVDRCDPWGAEKLKAQGIQLFDAQPLMEQARLIKSPEEVASHRVSMDVCDLAIARMRASLVPGITENQLWSILHGTNVAQGGEWAESRLLNSGPRTNPWFQDASDKVIEAGEMVCFDTDMVGPGGYLSDISRSFICPGKAPTAAQRDLLEIASQQISFNLDLLRPGLSFREFAERCWPVPKQFEHNRYMMMLHGVGLVDEYPSVAYAVDFAEWGYDGHFEENMVLSVESYIGEQGGHEGVKLEEQVLVSATGALKLSRTPLVDDDR, from the coding sequence ATGCACACGGATACCGATTTCACCGAGCTGTTCACTGCCGTCCCTCCAAGCCCGCTGCGTTATCGCAGTGATGCCAGCGTCACCGGGCATGCCCTGGCCCCGGTCGATCACGGCCTGCTGGCGGCCTACGCCGCGATTGACCGGCCGGCGCTGCGCCAGTACCGCCTGGAGCGTATCCGCCAGCAACTGCGGGCGCAGGATTACGCTGGCGTGCTGCTGGTCGACCCGATCAATATTCGTTACGCCACCGATACCAACAACCTCGGCCTGTGGGTGATGCATTCCCCCAGCCGCTACGTATTCGTGGCCACCGATGGCCCGGTGGTGCTGTTCGAATTCACCAGCAGCCGGCACAACAGCGAGCACATCGAAACCATCGACGAAATTCGTCCGGCGATCCCCTGGCTGTACTTCCTCGCCGGCCCGCGGGTCGAGGAAAAAGCCCAGCGCTGGGCCCTGGAAGTGGCCGACCTGATGACCCGCCATGGCGCCGGCAATCGACGCCTGGCGGTGGACCGCTGCGACCCCTGGGGCGCGGAAAAGCTCAAGGCCCAGGGCATCCAGCTGTTCGACGCCCAGCCGCTGATGGAGCAGGCGCGGCTGATCAAGTCGCCAGAGGAGGTCGCCAGCCACCGGGTGTCGATGGATGTGTGCGACCTGGCGATTGCCCGCATGCGCGCCAGCCTGGTGCCGGGCATCACCGAGAACCAGCTGTGGAGCATCCTGCACGGGACCAACGTGGCCCAGGGCGGGGAGTGGGCCGAGAGCCGGTTGCTCAACTCCGGCCCGCGCACCAACCCCTGGTTCCAGGACGCTTCGGACAAGGTCATCGAGGCCGGCGAGATGGTCTGCTTCGACACCGACATGGTCGGGCCGGGGGGCTATCTCTCGGACATTTCCCGCAGCTTCATCTGCCCCGGCAAGGCGCCGACGGCGGCCCAGCGCGACCTGCTGGAGATCGCCTCGCAGCAAATCAGCTTCAACCTCGACCTGCTGCGCCCGGGGCTGTCGTTCCGCGAGTTTGCCGAGCGCTGCTGGCCGGTGCCCAAACAGTTCGAGCACAACCGCTACATGATGATGCTGCATGGCGTCGGCTTGGTGGACGAGTACCCCAGCGTGGCCTACGCGGTGGACTTTGCCGAGTGGGGCTATGACGGTCACTTCGAGGAAAACATGGTGCTCTCGGTGGAGAGTTACATCGGCGAGCAGGGCGGCCATGAAGGCGTGAAGCTCGAAGAGCAGGTGCTGGTCAGCGCCACTGGAGCGCTCAAGCTTTCCCGTACCCCGTTAGTCGACGACGATCGATAA
- a CDS encoding NADH:flavin oxidoreductase, protein MNNDPLLQPYRLKHLTLRNRIITTSHEPAYPEEGMPKKLYRAYHVERAKAGVAMTMTAGSAAISRDSPPVFNNILAYKDEVVGWMKELTDECHEHGAAVMIQLTHLGRRTRWDKGDWLPVVSPSHNQEPAHRAFPKKLEIWDIERIIGDYADAAERMQAAGLDGIELQAYGHLMDQFWSPLTNELEGAYGGSLHNRLRFTFEVLSAIRQRVGPEFIVGIRYTGDEVLAGGLEKEEGLQISQLLKDSGMVDFLNVIRGNIATDAGLTYIIPIQGMRNAPHLDFAGEIRALTGFPTFHAAKIPDVATARHAIASGLVDMVGMTRAHMTDPHIVRKIIEGREDQIRPCVGANYCLDRIYNAGAAYCIHNAATGRETSMPHEVPKAARKRKVLIIGAGPGGLEAARVAGERGHEVLVLEVADQPGGQIRLTAQSERRKEMISIIDWRMAQCERLGVRFRFNTWADAAMVLDEHPDVVIVATGGLPHTEVLQHGNQWLVSSWDIISGDVKPGRNVLVYDDAGDHAGLQAAEVIARSGARTEIMTPDRSFAPEVMGMNLVPYMRSLQRLDTTFTVTYRLKAVERQGEELLATIGSDYSDLEKTRRVDQIVVNHGTRPLDELYFELQPQASNQGAVEYRDLIAGHPQNLVTNPQGRFQLFRIGDAVSSRNTHAAIYDALRLVKDL, encoded by the coding sequence ATGAATAACGATCCGCTTCTTCAGCCCTATCGCCTCAAGCACCTGACACTTCGCAACCGCATTATCACCACCTCCCACGAGCCGGCGTACCCCGAAGAGGGCATGCCGAAGAAATTGTATCGGGCCTATCACGTCGAGCGCGCCAAGGCCGGCGTGGCCATGACCATGACCGCAGGCTCGGCGGCGATCTCCCGTGACAGCCCGCCGGTGTTCAACAACATCCTGGCGTACAAGGACGAAGTGGTCGGCTGGATGAAGGAGCTCACCGACGAATGCCATGAACATGGCGCGGCGGTGATGATCCAGCTCACCCACCTGGGGCGCCGCACCCGCTGGGACAAGGGCGACTGGCTGCCGGTGGTGTCGCCTTCGCACAACCAGGAGCCGGCCCACCGGGCCTTTCCCAAGAAGCTGGAAATCTGGGACATCGAACGCATCATCGGCGATTACGCCGACGCTGCCGAACGCATGCAGGCCGCCGGCCTGGATGGTATCGAGCTGCAAGCCTACGGCCACCTGATGGACCAGTTCTGGTCGCCGCTGACCAACGAGCTGGAGGGCGCCTATGGCGGTTCGCTGCACAACCGCCTGCGTTTCACCTTCGAGGTGCTCAGTGCCATCCGCCAGCGGGTGGGCCCGGAGTTCATCGTCGGCATTCGCTACACCGGCGACGAGGTCCTGGCCGGCGGCCTGGAGAAGGAGGAGGGGCTGCAGATCTCGCAGCTGCTTAAAGACAGCGGCATGGTCGACTTCCTCAACGTGATTCGCGGCAATATCGCCACCGATGCCGGGCTGACCTACATCATTCCGATCCAGGGCATGCGCAACGCGCCGCACCTGGACTTCGCCGGGGAGATCCGCGCCCTGACCGGCTTCCCGACCTTCCATGCGGCGAAGATTCCCGACGTCGCCACCGCCCGCCACGCGATTGCCTCGGGCCTGGTGGACATGGTGGGCATGACCCGCGCGCACATGACCGACCCGCATATCGTGCGCAAGATCATTGAAGGTCGTGAGGACCAGATCCGCCCCTGTGTCGGCGCCAACTATTGCCTGGACCGGATCTACAACGCCGGTGCCGCCTACTGTATTCACAACGCCGCCACCGGCCGTGAAACCAGCATGCCGCATGAGGTGCCCAAGGCTGCGCGCAAGCGCAAGGTGCTGATCATCGGCGCCGGTCCCGGCGGCCTGGAGGCGGCGCGGGTGGCCGGCGAGCGCGGGCATGAGGTGCTGGTGCTGGAAGTGGCCGACCAGCCCGGCGGGCAGATTCGCCTGACCGCGCAGTCCGAGCGGCGCAAGGAGATGATCAGCATCATCGATTGGCGCATGGCGCAGTGCGAGCGCCTGGGCGTCAGGTTTCGCTTCAACACCTGGGCCGATGCGGCGATGGTCCTCGATGAACACCCCGACGTGGTGATCGTCGCCACCGGCGGGTTGCCCCACACCGAAGTCCTGCAGCACGGCAACCAGTGGCTGGTGTCGAGCTGGGACATCATTTCCGGCGACGTCAAACCGGGACGCAATGTGCTGGTGTACGACGATGCCGGCGATCACGCAGGTTTGCAGGCCGCCGAGGTGATTGCCCGCAGCGGCGCCCGGACCGAGATCATGACCCCCGACCGCTCGTTCGCGCCGGAGGTGATGGGCATGAACCTGGTGCCCTACATGCGCTCGCTGCAACGGCTGGACACCACCTTTACCGTTACCTACCGGCTCAAGGCCGTGGAACGCCAGGGCGAAGAGCTGCTGGCGACCATCGGCAGCGATTACAGCGATCTTGAGAAAACCCGGCGGGTGGACCAGATCGTGGTCAACCATGGCACCCGGCCGCTGGACGAGCTGTATTTCGAGCTCCAGCCCCAGGCCAGCAATCAAGGCGCCGTGGAGTACCGGGACCTGATTGCCGGTCACCCGCAAAACCTGGTGACCAACCCTCAAGGGCGGTTCCAATTGTTCCGAATCGGCGATGCGGTGTCATCGCGCAATACCCACGCGGCGATCTACGACGCCCTGCGCCTGGTCAAGGACCTCTAG
- a CDS encoding amino acid ABC transporter permease, giving the protein MSEILKMWLAWFPELWKGFVLSMQVTAVSLVLGVVLGLLLALGVSASRRVVRYPSLLIVELGRGAPALILLQYVYFGLPSAGLTLSSFWAAAVALAYCTAAYTSEIIRGGIEAVAQGQNEAAEVIGLNRFDALRFIILPQALRVALPSLLGFSIMMFQASSLCFTIALPEIVSRASAIGSSTFEYLPVLTLAGLMYAAVCAPATLGVAALEKRLAPSQHA; this is encoded by the coding sequence ATGAGCGAGATCCTGAAGATGTGGCTGGCCTGGTTTCCCGAACTGTGGAAGGGCTTTGTGCTGTCGATGCAGGTCACCGCCGTCAGCCTGGTGCTGGGGGTGGTCCTGGGGTTGCTGCTGGCGCTAGGGGTTTCGGCATCCCGTCGGGTGGTGCGCTATCCCTCGCTGCTGATCGTCGAACTGGGGCGCGGCGCCCCCGCGTTGATCCTGCTGCAGTACGTCTATTTCGGCCTGCCCTCGGCCGGTCTGACCCTGAGTTCGTTCTGGGCGGCGGCCGTGGCGTTGGCTTACTGCACCGCGGCCTACACCAGCGAGATCATCCGCGGCGGTATCGAGGCTGTGGCCCAGGGGCAGAACGAGGCGGCCGAGGTGATCGGCCTGAACCGCTTCGATGCGCTGCGTTTCATCATTCTGCCCCAGGCGCTGCGGGTGGCCCTGCCGTCGTTGCTGGGGTTCTCGATCATGATGTTCCAGGCTTCGTCGCTGTGTTTCACCATCGCGCTGCCGGAGATCGTCAGCCGCGCCTCGGCCATCGGTTCATCGACCTTCGAGTACCTGCCGGTGCTGACCCTGGCCGGCCTGATGTATGCCGCGGTTTGCGCCCCCGCGACCCTGGGCGTGGCGGCACTGGAGAAAAGACTGGCGCCCAGCCAGCACGCGTGA